Part of the Labrenzia sp. PHM005 genome is shown below.
CGACCGGCGTTACCAAACTTACCTGAACCTGACGGAGGCCATGAAGGCCTTTTGGAGCACTTGGGCTTCTTCCAACTGATCAAGGCGTTTGAGACATGAAAGCTGTTGGTTTTTTCAACTCCCTGCCTATTGAACATCCGGAAAGCTTGCTGGATGTCGACCTTCCAGACCCGTTGGTCGGCGAAAACGATTTGCTTGTCGAAATCGAAGCAATATCGATCAATCCGGCCGATGCAAAACGCCGGATCCGGACGGCTGCAGATGCACCTCACGAGACTGCTTTTGTGCTTGGATACGATGCTGTGGGAAGGGTGCGCTCCTGCGGGAGCGGCGTGGCCGGTTTTAAAGATGGCGACCGGGTCTGGTATGCCGGGGATGCTTCGCGCCCGGGATCTTATGCTGAGCTGCAATGTGTAGACCATCGGATCGCGGCACATGCGCCCTATGGGGTTTCAGCGGAAGCAGCAGCATCCTTGCCTCTTGTTTCCTTGACCGCCTGGGAAATGCTGTTTTCCCGTTTGCAAGTTCCATCCAACGAACAGCCTTTTTCCCTTTTGATCATTGGCGGGGCAGGTGGGGTCGGTTCAATTACAACGCAACTTGCCCGCAAACTCACTAGTGCGGCGGTGATTGCCACGGCCTCCCGTCCGGAAACGGCTGATTGGTGCCGGCAAATGGGGGCGCATGAGATCGTGGATCATCGTGACCTGATTGCAAGCGCGCGCGCGACTGGTTTTGAATACGTGGACCACATTGCTCAATACGCAGACACGTCGCAGCACTGGGACGCGATGTGTGAGTTGATCGCGCCCCAGGGGCGCATTGGGACGATTGTTGAAACACCTGACAAGCTCGACATTTCTGCTCTTCAAGGCAAGTCAGCAGCCTTGATGTGGGAGCTCATGTTTACACGTTCGCTCTATGGCACACCTGACATGAGCCGGCAGGGCCTGATCCTCACGCGGATGGCGCGTCTGGTGGAGGATGGTGTCATTTCCACCTTGGAGACTCGTGTTTTGAACGGGTTGTCGGCCGCCACATTAAGTGAGGCGCACAGGATCATCGAAAAGGGCGCGATGATTGGAAAGCTGGTGGTCAAATACTGACTTTGAAACGGCAAAGGGCCGCGCAATATCGCGGCTAAAACCGACATCCGACATGAACCTTCTGAACGAGGTTGATAAGGACACGACCCTAGCTCCCGGAGCAGAAGGCGAGCGGGATAATAGCGCCGACATTTGTTTGCAATACCCATTGCAGATGCAAGAATAATGTAGACGCAGCGTATTTCATGTTCTGCGCATTAGAGGCTGATTGTTCCACAATACGGATTAGTCAATTTGTGGTTTCGAATAGCTTGCCAGCTCCTTTTTGATCCCTTTCCTGACCACTGACTTCGGTGAGGCCAAAGTGTGGATCGGAAAGCCCCTTGATAATTGTTTGATATTTAAGGAAAAATAATGAGGGCTTCGAATCGTTGATCATTTTGATTTACGCATGTCAGAATGCTGCCCGTTTTTGCCGGTTCAAGGGGATCGAATGGCACGGCCAACAGTACATGATATTGCGCGCGAAGCCGGCGTGAGCTTGTCGACTGTCGATCGGGTTTTAAATGGCCGGACAGATGTCCGTCCCAAGAACGCAGAGCGGGTAAAAGCTGCCGTTCAAAAACTTGGTTATGTGCGCGATACCAACGCTGCCAATCTGGCCAAGCAAAAGAGATACCGGTTCTTGTTTATCCTGCCGGAAGGGCCGAACCATTTCATTGAAACGATCGATGCAGCGGTAGATGGCCTTATCGGATCACCGCTTGCGGACCGGACGGACATTCAAAAGCTCTTTGTCAATGTAGGCGATCCGCATGCCGTTGCAGCACGGCTGAGTTTCTTGAAGCCGGAAGAACTGGACGGAGTGGCCCTGATGGTGCCGGAAACTCCGCAGGTTCGTGATGCGATCACGCACCTTAAGGAGGCGGGCGCCCGGGTTGTTGCTTTGGTGTCGGACCTTCCCAATTCTCAGTGTGATCACTTCGTAGGCATAGACAACTTCTCGGCTGGCCGCACTGCTGGAGCCTTGCTTGGGCGCTTTCTTCGAAATGAAACCGGCAAGATCCTGGTGGTGACCAATTCAATGACGTCTCGGGACAGCATTGAACGGCGGTTTGGCTTGGACGAAGTTTTGATGCGCGATTTCCCGCAGATTCATGCGCTTCCAACAATAGAGTTCTATGACGATCCTCAAAGGATCCAGCAAACCCTCAAGGCTGCCTTTACATCTTATCAGGACATCGTCGGGGTCTATTCGATGGGATCTGGCAACGCTGTCATGCTTGAGGCGTTGCGCGGCTGTGTCGATGACAACCGCCTGGTCATTGTTGCGCATGATCTGACCGCGGTCACCCGCCAGGCGCTGCTTGACGGTGAAGTTGACGCTGTTATCACGCAAAATGTTGGCCATCTTGTGCGCAGCGCCCTTCGGGTATTGCGGGCAAAGTGCGACGGTGCCGAAATTCTGGAAGCCCAAGAGCAAATCCGCGTTGAAATCACAATGCGTGAAAACCTCTATTAAAATCATTGCCTTAATCTGAACTGTCCTGCGTTTTTCGGTGTTGGAGAGGCGGTGTATCTGCTCGTTTTAACTCAAAAAGAAAGACGTATGTCAGTTTTGTTCTTGACTTGACAGACGTATGTCAAATAGCTTCGTGACGCACTTGGAGGAGTGCCTCTGCCCGGCGAGCGCCGATGCACTGTCTTTTTGGGAGGATGATCCATGAAATCTGCAAAACTTCTCGCTGCGTCTGCCCTTGTTGCGGCAAGCAGCTCTTTTGTTGCGCCGGCACAGGCCGCCGATTTGACGCTTTGCTGGGCGTCCTGGGATCCGGCAAATGCGCTGATTGAATTGTCAAAAGATTTTGAGAAAAAATCCGGCCACAACATGAGCTTCGAGTTTGTGCCCTGGCCGAATTTCGCCGACCGGATGCTCAATGAGCTCAACTCCGGCGGCAAGCTGTGTGACCTGATGATCGGAGACAGTCAGTGGATTGGTCTGGGTGCCGAAGCGGGCCACTATGTGAAGTTGAATGACTTCTTTGATGCCGAAGGCATTTCAATGGACGACTTCATTCCGGCAACGGTGACCGGTTATGCCGAATGGCCAAAGGGGACGCCGAACTATTGGGCGCTTCCGGCGTTTGGAGACGTGGTCGGCTGGACCTACCGGAAGGACTGGTTCGAGCGGCCGGAACTCAAGGCCGAGTTCAGCGCCAAATATGAGCGGGAGCTGACTGTTCCTAAAACACTGGAAGAACTCAAAGACATCGCTGAGTTTTTTCAGGGCCGTGAAATTGACGGCAACAAGGTTTATGGCGCCGCGATCTATACCGAGCGCGGTTCTGAAGGGATCACCATGGGCGTTACGAATGCCCTTTATAATTATGGGTTCAAATACGGAAATCCGGAAAACCCATATGAACTCGCGGGGTTTGTGAACTCACCGGAAGCAGCGTCCGGGCTGGAGTTCTACAAGACCCTCTATGACTGCTGTACCGCACCGGGATCGTCTGACTGGTACATGTCTGAAAACATTGATGCCTACAAATCCGGTCAGGTTGCACTGCAAATGAACTTTGCCTTCATTTGGCCGGGGGTTCATGCCGATCCGAATGTCGGCGGCGATAAATCCGGCTATTTCCCGAACCCGGCGGGGCCAGGTGGGCATTTTGCACAGCTCGGCGGGCAGGGCATTTCGGTGGTGTCCTACTCTGAAGATCAAGATGCGGCGCTGGAGTACATCAAGTGGTTTGCACAGCCTGAGATCCAAAAACAATGGTGGGAACTGGGCGGATATTCCGCGCTGCGGGCCGTGGT
Proteins encoded:
- a CDS encoding LacI family DNA-binding transcriptional regulator encodes the protein MARPTVHDIAREAGVSLSTVDRVLNGRTDVRPKNAERVKAAVQKLGYVRDTNAANLAKQKRYRFLFILPEGPNHFIETIDAAVDGLIGSPLADRTDIQKLFVNVGDPHAVAARLSFLKPEELDGVALMVPETPQVRDAITHLKEAGARVVALVSDLPNSQCDHFVGIDNFSAGRTAGALLGRFLRNETGKILVVTNSMTSRDSIERRFGLDEVLMRDFPQIHALPTIEFYDDPQRIQQTLKAAFTSYQDIVGVYSMGSGNAVMLEALRGCVDDNRLVIVAHDLTAVTRQALLDGEVDAVITQNVGHLVRSALRVLRAKCDGAEILEAQEQIRVEITMRENLY
- a CDS encoding ABC transporter substrate-binding protein, which translates into the protein MKSAKLLAASALVAASSSFVAPAQAADLTLCWASWDPANALIELSKDFEKKSGHNMSFEFVPWPNFADRMLNELNSGGKLCDLMIGDSQWIGLGAEAGHYVKLNDFFDAEGISMDDFIPATVTGYAEWPKGTPNYWALPAFGDVVGWTYRKDWFERPELKAEFSAKYERELTVPKTLEELKDIAEFFQGREIDGNKVYGAAIYTERGSEGITMGVTNALYNYGFKYGNPENPYELAGFVNSPEAASGLEFYKTLYDCCTAPGSSDWYMSENIDAYKSGQVALQMNFAFIWPGVHADPNVGGDKSGYFPNPAGPGGHFAQLGGQGISVVSYSEDQDAALEYIKWFAQPEIQKQWWELGGYSALRAVVEDPSFATSQPYAQTFLDSMAIVKDFWAEPAYASLLLAMQDRVHNYVVAGQGTAQEALDGLVKDWVEVFEDEGKL
- a CDS encoding zinc-binding alcohol dehydrogenase family protein, translating into MKAVGFFNSLPIEHPESLLDVDLPDPLVGENDLLVEIEAISINPADAKRRIRTAADAPHETAFVLGYDAVGRVRSCGSGVAGFKDGDRVWYAGDASRPGSYAELQCVDHRIAAHAPYGVSAEAAASLPLVSLTAWEMLFSRLQVPSNEQPFSLLIIGGAGGVGSITTQLARKLTSAAVIATASRPETADWCRQMGAHEIVDHRDLIASARATGFEYVDHIAQYADTSQHWDAMCELIAPQGRIGTIVETPDKLDISALQGKSAALMWELMFTRSLYGTPDMSRQGLILTRMARLVEDGVISTLETRVLNGLSAATLSEAHRIIEKGAMIGKLVVKY